The window TAGCTAATGCAGTGATAGTACGAACTTTTTGTTGTTCATCCACCAGTcctacaaataaaattatttatctttgaaagtaaataaattatattatagccAACAAGTAATGTCGACATttttagtaaaaaatattgaatacttatattatttatttaaatataaaatactgaaaattctgatattatttattagctaatctaatataatataatataatttgatatttacCGTGTTCTATTATTTCGACCAAGCTTTTCAAATGTGGTAATATAGCACATCCCATAAGGATAGCGATTTGCTGTACGATTTTAATACCTGTATGTCTTGCTTGCCAAGACTTTTTACTACGACATACTGCTTTTAAGAATGGTAATAGTGAAGGTATTCCTAAAGCAGAAGCAACCACAGCAAATGCTCTAGCAGTTGTGTTACGAACATAttcatcaatattatcgatgtcagGTCTCATAGTGGAAATCATAGTAGCTAAACCTGCGGCTTTTGCTAAATTAGAAATGATTTCTCTACCTTCAACACGTGCATAATAATCTTCATCAATTAACAAAGGTTCAATAACAACCAAaatctatgaaaaataaaacattgtatttatatatcataattattctaataagtaaataatatatttgatcttaatcaatataatattcttacCTTGTGCACATATGGTCTAACCAAATCATCTAATTTATAGAGAATACGATCAATAACTTTTACAAGCAGATGCCTTTCTTGATCTTCAAGAGTAGGAGACATCAATAAAGGCAGAATTTGATTGAATAGTGGTCCAGCTCCAAATTCTCTTGCCTTATCTGTAATTTGTCTTAGAGCAGCCTTTCTCATAGGTGGTGTACCATTCTTAATTTTTAGAAGTAGTTtcataattttcctttctttttgttcttctggACTGAGAGTTTCTTCATCCACATCAACTAAGAGTTTATCAAAATATTGAGCATCTTCTGGTTTCATAAATGGTAAATTGCCCTTTGGTTGATTGTCTACAAATTTTGCATTCTTATCTTCAGTCTGAATAAAGAATCCTTGAGGTGTACCAGCAATAGGAGTTGGTGTTGCTGTGAGTTTTCTTGCAGGTGTACGTATTGGTATATatcctattaaaaatataacacgATTTAAAAACATATAATTGTATACATATAGCTTCATTTACAGGTTTACTATCAATGCACACAATACAGAAATACCTGCAGGTGGTTGTAGAACTTTATAACCAGGCGGGAATAAAGCATCTAATTCATCATCAGAAAGTGGTCTATTTCTttcatctatttctttttcccagCGGTAAGCTTGTAATTGTTCTGGTGTCATAGACATCAAATGTCCTGGTGTTGGAGTTGCCAGACCCATTGCTTTAGGTCCTGTGGGTGTAACTCCACTTGGAGTTAAAACACTAGCTTGATGTGGAGTTGTAAGTGGAGTAGCAGGTGTTTGCGGTGTCATGGATCCAGGCGTTTGATTTGATGGCGTTTCATCCCATCGACTGCGCCTTTTACTGGCTGATGGTGTTGGCGTTTCTTGAATTAAATCTCCAGTTACTCTATCAGTTCTGGGAGTTTCGGCCCATCCACTGCTATGTCCAggtgtttctatttttaatgtttatattacttaCAATTTGTTCTATTACTATTTCAGAAACAGTAATTCATTTTAACATTCACTCTGAATTTACCTCTTTCTGTTTTTGGTGTTTCATCCCAACGATTTCTACGACTCGAAACAGTTTTTTCATGTGATGGTGTTTCCCTACCAGGAGTAGCAGCACCAGGAGTCGCATGCCCTGGTGTGGCATCCCACATTCTAGTGCTTATTCCTGGGGTAGCCCCAGGTGTTTCTCCTCCTTTACCATGACCAGGAGTTTCATCCCATCTAATAGCAGCTGGAGTTacctataaaatttatttgaaaaataaatagtatataaataatacataaaaataaatataaataataattaaaaaatgttatatttgaaACTATTGTGATTCTCACATCAGCATTATCCCATGAAGTTGGAGTAGCTGAAGTTCCAGATATTTTCTTAGACGTAGGAACATCATCTGTTTGGTCCCAACGTCCTCTTTTTTTAGGTACTGGTTTAGGTTCACCATTTGCTTTTAAAGTACCCTCCTTGGCTTTTTCTgctaatttctttcttaactaaaaatttacaaataaaattagattaatattatgcttaaaaatataataaaaatgagtaAAATACtagatttataaaaagtatagttaaatattaagatgatattttattttcaattataaatatattattaaaagtttagagtattatattataaattattagatagttatttaattagtaaaattattttgtaaaacaaAACCACTGTGTTAAAATAACTTAGGTAAAGGGGGTATTAAAGATTGAtggtatatgtataatgtataattccgttatatacacatttattaaacttttataGAATTTGAAGTTATCATTACACACCTCAGTTTCTTCTCCTTTAAGCAATTGTTCCCGCATAATTTCAGTAAATGTCCTAGAACCAATATCCGGAGTTTTACCACCTGTAATCACGAATCAAACGTAACGCAAAGCGCAACTATTagactattatttataaaaattcttacatttatatttctaatcatgACTGGTCCTACTCACttcatttcaataatttttatttaatgccCTTAGAATATCTGTTTATATTCTAAGTAAACTACTGGATTGACTCTCATTTCCACGCTGCATGAATAATAGTATTTGTCaaaaatttggaaatattacaacatccaaatatatagaataatataggATTTCATTCTATATAGTTATTGCAACGGGTTTCAGAGAGCTGCAACAGTAGGTGGCATATAGCATACGTACGTGAATGTTTTCTGCCATAAGCTGTATTGTCCTGCTCAAGTCTTCCATATTGAAAAAAACTTTAGCCATCTAGAAATTAACTCATTCtagtcattaataatattttcactcATACCATTCATACTATTTCAATGAAtaagtttatttttaacatatttgACACAATGAAACTCAACATACAGAATTAAAACCGAGAACTTCACTTAACAAAAAAAGGCAAATActaatacgaaataattttgaattaatatttgttcaaGTTCCacaaaaaagttttatataaaaatttaagaatattatatgataactaatattaaattaatatattgtgattatttcttttctgcaatagataattatttataatctaaaCAGGAACATATGTAATACTTTAAGatagttattacttttaacaaTAGATTTTCTATCATCattggaatataaaattattatcatattataactggaatttattttaattttaatatgtttagaaaataaacaataaattaccataatataattgaatttcaTTGTACCATTTAGTGAACAAAAGTTTATTTTTGTCCTCAACAACTCAATCTCATTTGACCTTCAATATAGTATCCTCAGTTAGCGGTTGATTCCATTAAGTTGACCATCACTAAGattggaaaaaaatgtttttattagtatatttttcaaaagaaacacATTCACTCTCTTCATTCATGCCAGTTTTCgcaatatatattacacttgtgtctaaaatattaaatatggtCACACACATGTGCTCAGAACATCatctttacaaaaaaatttatgataataccAAAGATATTAAAGTTTTGATAAGACGTAACATTATAAGTTAAttgtgattatatatatatgtgtgtatacatatacatacatacatatatatatatatatatatatatatatatatatatatatatatatatatataaaggcacacacacacgcatatataattccaactatattttattctagaagagaagatataaattcaatgttaaatgtaaaaataatattttatttacgttttatcatatttatatttatatcatgttacatttttttaataatttctgtatacaactatattttttttagaaggGTAGATTTCAAACCTGAATTATAAGGAATTAtgcaattttgttaatatataacGAATTGATCCTTCACTGAAATACAAGAATTTTTGTTGTCAGTTTTCTATCTATGGAGATGAATAACACCCTTCAGTTTTTTTCCtatcattctttatttttttttaaagctgTTAGCAAAAGTTATTTatcttaatgaaatatattggtttataaaaaaagaactaaaaattatttaaacaagtTCAAAAAATTCTGAACAAAAAGTTTACATATTGTTTAGAAATTCTGAAATTttgtatatcaataaaaaatgtttaaaaacgaataGAGAAAcaactattttttattactatagaaATTATATGTTGTGTTTAGagtacataaaaataatataaataaaaaacatatgtttatataaaccAGATATGAATACCaacaaaatatctataatgtaCTGGTTAAATCatctaaaattgaaaatattatatcatgaaTTACTTTTCATGATATAAataagtttataaaaaaaatatgtttaattcAACAAGGCTAATACAatgatcatattttttaaaatatggaGGACATCGACATTTCTTTAAATGAACTTGACTTTCTacctatataaaaattataaaagcagATTCAGATAAATTCAACACGTCTTAAATTTCgcaattttaaaaataccaAACGATAAGTAAATATACTTACGTTTTAAAGAGCAAAGCATTCTCTAATGatataaacaatttcaaaatttgtaaacaatttgtaaacttttttgtttgtaaCTTTTACAATtgtttaacaaatatttttttttacgataaagcACATTAAGAAGTATAACTTTTTGTAATAGAAGCttttgtgagaaaaaaaaaagaaaacgaaaaaaatgttaaggCAATTTTATAGTTCCTAAcaacgaatataaaagaatataattttttactcaAGAGGATTCTCTAAATATTCTCAaagtttcataattttttgaatttccAAATCCAGGATTTTCTCTTATAAGAACTAAAGATAGACATTGTCTATGACATAGGTTATTTGTTACTTAGCAAAAGTATATCattaatttgcaataatttGCTGTGTACTGATGGAATAGAGCAATCATATCATAAGCATCTTTGcccaaattaaaataattaatgcaactaattattaaattagcaatttattaaattgagAACTGACAGCATgtgatttaaaataaagaagtagATTGACATGCTATATATTTTTGCTGCACAATATTAAAACTGACTATTTGAAATTGATACATAAGTgctattataaagaaaaaggtcaTTAccataaaataatgtttataaactAACCCAATAAATCCTTTTATTCATAAttcaatattagaaatatcacAGATTATAACacataaatacaaaatttaattggTCCGGAAATGATTACttgaacaaatagaaaattttattattgtcgtctaaaatacaaaatgtgtgaaaaacaattttaagcACTATGCAGCagtataaaaaatgattgagTACATCATGAGAGGATTGCTGATATTTACAAACTTGGATTATATCACTTGTCATTATAACACAAAAATAACACACTGAGAACTATTATAAAAACAGATTGCTTGTGACTCAATTTAAGTTTCCCGAATAAAATCATgcataataatcttataaaagaatgtaggaaataaaacttttaatattttacataatcatataataatgaatataaaatctttatgtGCAAcctattacatattttatcaGTTATTAATACTAAAAATGTACTATTtccaaaagatattttaatatttttggtTGTTACCTTTtggtatattataaaaaataattggtaATTATTggatttttgtataatattcacaataaaaaaagaatacaaaccTTCTGCAAAAGGATCAACTCGTTCTGGGGAGATTATCATTCTTCGTCTCTTTTGTCTATATTCATCTTCTCTGTCAGCTATAGTAGGACGTCGTCTATCGGCAAATGGATCAAAATCTTTGTCGCtctgattaaaattaaaagaacatcatattaattacattttatatattacatcttCATAAGCAAAATAAgcttaaatacatataacattatataaatatttagaaaaaaatacctGTGCCACATCATTAAGAAGAGCTGCAGGTGCATTATATCCAGCTCTTTTGTTTGAACCAAATGTATTAGGTTCATAATCTTCATccttaaataagaaattatatttaattaattcttaatacAGAATACGAAATACTTATGAATAAAATCCACTTACTTCAATTTCATCATTAGCAGCAATTGAAGTAACATAACCATcatatttgttattacttcCATCATAAATATCTTGATCATAAAAACCTGTTTTGCCCAATCCTACTTGATCTTTTTCTGTTGTTGcattttgaatttctttttttttggattgTATCTCGCGGATCTGTGCTTCAATATCTAAAATAcattatgttaataaatattaatagagGACAGAGTTGTTATTTTACGcatgtataaaaattgatatcatGATAAttgatgaattaaaatataaaattgtagatacaaataaaattattgtattacatgatgataataaaatatatacatatttaaaatgaacaaattcttattacttttacgCATTCAAAATACTTTCTAACCTAATAAAACATCAATCATTGATTTGTTGATTACAGCTCATaaagtttatttaaattaatctgatagtaaatgtatgtaatataaaaataaagtaattataatacagACCTTCGTGCGTTCGTGGAATGGAATCCATTGCAATAGTGTTAGTTcaataaattgtattaaatcCACTGTATTATAGCAATCAGTATCAATACGTACAGAAAAGCTTCaccatattaatttttttgccatataaaggaaaaattctCATATAGACTAGAATATTAGGAAGAATAACTCAGATGACCATTTGATTGTGGCAAATTAGTAATTCCTTCTGTATCGACGCATCTTGGAGATGGCGCAGCTGAGCCATGAAAACTTGAAAGAActagaagggaaagagaaaaaattggaAGATAATCAATATAGCAGTTAATTGTCAAAAAACATgtggaaatatattttgtaattgtaTTCACGTGTGtaagtttatattttaataaagttattgtttttatattcaagtaatgaaatttatttattaaaaattccaaCAATTCAATTATCGGTTtgtgatatcgataataggacgagtaataatgaaaagataaagaactaTAGGAGTTTGACATCTCGACGTTGTCGCCACTGGATTGGTGAATGTATAGTTGTGTCCTTCATTAATCCCATTGCTGGACATAACGATAGGAGTTTTCAATTTCGAAAACGAAGAATGAGATTCGACTCGACCCTCTTGTATACATAGGTATACATTATTCATACACAACTAGCGTATCAACGTTCCGACATTGATGGTAGCATTCGGTTATGAATTCGATATGGCGTGCTTACATACTGTATTGAAACGGAACAAATCTAACGtggagaaaataaatcaattaatggTCTTGGTATCTTGGTATTAAAAGTAGAatcagaattatttttaaattaaaaatagaatacaATCCATTTTTACTTTCCTGAATGCTTTctaaatcattaatataaattcccttatctttataaataaagttAGTGTATGAGTTATTCCAATCTAAATACGTTTAAATCAGAACTATTGTGCTGCTTTTATTTCGctttaactttcttttgaaGTTTCTTGTGTTTCGTACATTGACGTCATTGTATTCATGCATCAATATAACTTGTATCGATATGCGTCAGTATACTTGATACAAAGTATATAGTCGGTAATATCGGTAGTCAATATCAATTGATTGTTGTGATAAATAGCACTGTAATTGAAATGAATCTCATTCAATTAACTCTAACCAAATTGATGGATAGAAGGTGGAAGACCAAAGATCAATTTATTGTTCAGATTTAACCccatttgatttctttctctgGGGAACATTCAAAGATGTTACCTAACAAGAAGTACTGATTATAGTGGAAAATATGAGACAATAAATTATTGTGGTATATGCTCAAATAAGTTCCAAGATGATAGGACATTCTCAtggttcaaaaaaaaaattgcaattgTCAACGCAAAAATAAGCAAATGGTGAACGCTTCGAACATCTTTTGTTGATGTGAGAAACATTATTTCTCCATTCATTTAACCTTGGATGACCTTTAATCTTAACATGCTGAAATCCTTAAAATAGACGTTATTACATTATCagcgatagaaaaaatatagcatctcattaaataaaaaagatgactTGAAATCTCCTCTACCTATGCACCTAAAAAGTATTTACATGCTATTGTATCCCCCCTCCATACGATTTaagtttcatatataatacttttccttattattataaataacggAAATATTTCAAGGTAAACAAAGTTTATATTCCATCATGTATTATAGTCCCACTTTAAACATTACTCACGTTAAAATAGTTTGATGAGTGAAGTAGGATTCACTGATGTGTTTTCTATTTGATTCCTGCAGAACATTGCGTCATATAATTACAGCAAAGAAaatcctaattattattgttgatctttaataagttaataaaaataatataacataggaaatatattccatattatataaatctgtATTATAAAAGTCGCATtggttatttaattttcatattattgtattttctcCTTAGAAAGATGCAATTTTATTCTgggacatatttttttatttttaacaacaaGGGAGATATTTAAGATGGCCAAACTATATGGTACCGTGTGATATGAactctttttttaacatattatacgaatacaagttataattatacgaatccacattataatataaatccgTGTTGTATTATATACAGAATTAAACGTAATGCTATTTcgaatattcgaaatatattggtggcttttatataaaaatatcgaaggaaaaaatacTTTAGTTTATGAAAATCGATATCCTGATTAATACAGAATTTTTTTCAACTATTTTTTTCGGGATTTTAAAGCCTTTCACAGAACAAAAATTCAATCCTTGTAACTGAAGTTTTGAAATCGTTAAGCTTCATTTCTAAAGTTACATGCaatttgatatttaatgaaatagtCAATCGAGAACATAGAGATAGAATACTGAGAAATGAtcctattattttatagaGCCACAACGATCTGCACAAGAATTTAAGTAAAGGACAACTTAAGGACAAATAGCAACATACAAAATTGATAATTACTCAATtataagacaaaaaaatttaattttgactttaaattattattgtttatgtaaTAAAAGTCAAATGTATGTAATtagttatagaaaaatattattttcattactcatatatttctcttcctttagATTAAAGTTCTTAGTATATGATAAAGtagttttgtaataaattgaGTAATTCTGTCATAAATATCAACACTTGTTTCTCCTATGGATACTTCgtttaatgtttttataatcCTAAATACACTATTTGAAATTTCTAAAACttcataaaatgataatattttgttttatcctttttaattattcacaTATCGAACACTTCTactaaattacaaaaattcattaaaattagaattttcgaattcgcaaattatttttataaataaatgcgtATTGGAtagattttgaaattttttttatcaaattcagagttacatttgaaaaattcattttattcacaAATTTTAGCTTAATTTTTCCATGtagattttatttacttattttgtttatatcacTGCATTTCTGATGTATTCTGTATAATATGATACATAAAAGGAAAGTGCacaattacattttattagttttaaatatcaatattgatataatattttgattattaataatttattttttaatattaaaaccaTTCCACCATTGTTGCTTTAACGACagtacattattatattattatatttctaactATTAATATCTATGGATAACAATACCTTAtctatattacaatttttgttccgaaaaaaataaatattatactactAGTACTTATTCAAATTTCTGTTAAATAAAGTATTTCTC is drawn from Vespa crabro chromosome 10, iyVesCrab1.2, whole genome shotgun sequence and contains these coding sequences:
- the LOC124427679 gene encoding splicing factor 3B subunit 1 isoform X3: MDSIPRTHEDIEAQIREIQSKKKEIQNATTEKDQVGLGKTGFYDQDIYDGSNNKYDGYVTSIAANDEIEDEDYEPNTFGSNKRAGYNAPAALLNDVAQSDKDFDPFADRRRPTIADREDEYRQKRRRMIISPERVDPFAEGGKTPDIGSRTFTEIMREQLLKGEETELRKKLAEKAKEGTLKANGEPKPVPKKRGRWDQTDDVPTSKKISGTSATPTSWDNADVTPAAIRWDETPGHGKGGETPGATPGISTRMWDATPGHATPGAATPGRETPSHEKTVSSRRNRWDETPKTERETPGHSSGWAETPRTDRVTGDLIQETPTPSASKRRSRWDETPSNQTPGSMTPQTPATPLTTPHQASVLTPSGVTPTGPKAMGLATPTPGHLMSMTPEQLQAYRWEKEIDERNRPLSDDELDALFPPGYKVLQPPAGYIPIRTPARKLTATPTPIAGTPQGFFIQTEDKNAKFVDNQPKGNLPFMKPEDAQYFDKLLVDVDEETLSPEEQKERKIMKLLLKIKNGTPPMRKAALRQITDKAREFGAGPLFNQILPLLMSPTLEDQERHLLVKVIDRILYKLDDLVRPYVHKILVVIEPLLIDEDYYARVEGREIISNLAKAAGLATMISTMRPDIDNIDEYVRNTTARAFAVVASALGIPSLLPFLKAVCRSKKSWQARHTGIKIVQQIAILMGCAILPHLKSLVEIIEHGLVDEQQKVRTITALAIAALAEAATPYGIESFDSVLKPLWKGIRTHRGKGLAAFLKAIGYLIPLMDAEYANYYTREVMLILIREFQSPDEEMKKIVLKVVKQCCGTDGVEAQYIKDEILPHFFKHFWNHRMALDRRNYRQLVDTTVEIANKVGASEIINRVVDDLKDENEQYRKMVMETIEKIMGNLGAADVDSRLEEQLIDGILYAFQEQTTEDVVMLNGFGTIVNTLGKRVKAYLPQICGTILWRLNNKSAKVRQQAADLISRIAVVMKTCQEEKLMGHLGVVLYEYLGEEYPEVLGSILGALKAIVNVIGMTKMTPPIKDLLPRLTPILKNRHEKVE
- the LOC124427679 gene encoding splicing factor 3B subunit 1 isoform X1, with amino-acid sequence MDSIPRTHEDIEAQIREIQSKKKEIQNATTEKDQVGLGKTGFYDQDIYDGSNNKYDGYVTSIAANDEIEDEDYEPNTFGSNKRAGYNAPAALLNDVAQSDKDFDPFADRRRPTIADREDEYRQKRRRMIISPERVDPFAEGGKTPDIGSRTFTEIMREQLLKGEETELRKKLAEKAKEGTLKANGEPKPVPKKRGRWDQTDDVPTSKKISGTSATPTSWDNADVTPAAIRWDETPGHGKGGETPGATPGISTRMWDATPGHATPGAATPGRETPSHEKTVSSRRNRWDETPKTERETPGHSSGWAETPRTDRVTGDLIQETPTPSASKRRSRWDETPSNQTPGSMTPQTPATPLTTPHQASVLTPSGVTPTGPKAMGLATPTPGHLMSMTPEQLQAYRWEKEIDERNRPLSDDELDALFPPGYKVLQPPAGYIPIRTPARKLTATPTPIAGTPQGFFIQTEDKNAKFVDNQPKGNLPFMKPEDAQYFDKLLVDVDEETLSPEEQKERKIMKLLLKIKNGTPPMRKAALRQITDKAREFGAGPLFNQILPLLMSPTLEDQERHLLVKVIDRILYKLDDLVRPYVHKILVVIEPLLIDEDYYARVEGREIISNLAKAAGLATMISTMRPDIDNIDEYVRNTTARAFAVVASALGIPSLLPFLKAVCRSKKSWQARHTGIKIVQQIAILMGCAILPHLKSLVEIIEHGLVDEQQKVRTITALAIAALAEAATPYGIESFDSVLKPLWKGIRTHRGKGLAAFLKAIGYLIPLMDAEYANYYTREVMLILIREFQSPDEEMKKIVLKVVKQCCGTDGVEAQYIKDEILPHFFKHFWNHRMALDRRNYRQLVDTTVEIANKVGASEIINRVVDDLKDENEQYRKMVMETIEKIMGNLGAADVDSRLEEQLIDGILYAFQEQTTEDVVMLNGFGTIVNTLGKRVKAYLPQICGTILWRLNNKSAKVRQQAADLISRIAVVMKTCQEEKLMGHLGVVLYEYLGEEYPEVLGSILGALKAIVNVIGMTKMTPPIKDLLPRLTPILKNRHEKVQENCIDLVGRIADRGPEYVSAREWMRICFELLELLKAHKKAIRRATVNTFGYIAKAIGPHDVLATLLNNLKVQERQNRVCTTVAIAIVAETCSPFTVLPALMNEYRVPELNVQNGVLKSLSFLFEYIGEMGKDYIYAVSPLLEDALMDRDLVHRQTACAAIKHMALGVYGFGCEDALIHLLNHVWPNVFETSPHLVQAFMDAVDGLRVALGPIKILQYTLQGLFHPARKVRDVYWKIYNSLYIGGQDALVAGYPRIMNDPKNQYIRYELDYIL